A genomic stretch from bacterium includes:
- a CDS encoding acyl-CoA dehydrogenase family protein, whose amino-acid sequence MLLSENQKMIRDMTRDFAKSRIAPIAARIDETGEFPAATIKELGALGLLGLKVPEAEGGFQVDTTSYALVVEELSRVCGSHGLTVAAHNSLGCWPIHAFGTPEQQQRWLPGACRGDYLLSFGLTEPGAGSDAGGTASTAVRDGGDWVLNGRKQWITNAHHAGAVIVTAKTDPAASGSRGISAFIVPTGTPGFTVEKKEDKLGMRASDTAPLTLEDVRVPADALLGQQGDGFKQFLATLDGGRISIGALALGLAVGAFETARDYAKGRIQFGQPIAAQQAVQFRLADMSLKIDAARLLIYEACRRKDAGEPYADMAAKGKLYASEIAMEVTSSAIQLLGGYGFCREYPVERMYRDAKLCTIGEGTSEIQRLVIARNLLEE is encoded by the coding sequence ATGCTCCTCTCCGAGAACCAGAAGATGATCCGCGACATGACCCGCGATTTCGCCAAGTCGCGGATCGCGCCCATCGCCGCGCGCATCGACGAGACCGGGGAGTTCCCCGCCGCCACGATCAAGGAGCTCGGCGCGCTGGGCCTGCTGGGCTTGAAGGTGCCCGAGGCCGAGGGCGGTTTCCAGGTGGACACGACCAGCTACGCGCTGGTCGTGGAGGAGCTCAGCCGGGTCTGCGGCAGCCACGGCCTGACCGTCGCCGCCCACAACAGCCTGGGCTGCTGGCCGATCCACGCCTTCGGCACGCCCGAGCAGCAGCAGCGCTGGCTGCCCGGCGCCTGCCGTGGCGACTACCTGCTGAGCTTCGGTCTGACCGAGCCCGGCGCGGGCAGCGACGCCGGCGGCACCGCGTCCACCGCCGTGCGCGACGGCGGCGACTGGGTGCTGAACGGGCGCAAGCAGTGGATCACCAACGCGCACCACGCCGGCGCGGTCATCGTCACCGCCAAGACCGACCCGGCCGCAAGCGGCAGCCGGGGCATCAGCGCCTTCATCGTCCCGACCGGGACCCCGGGGTTCACGGTCGAGAAGAAGGAAGACAAGCTGGGCATGCGGGCCTCCGACACCGCGCCCCTGACGCTCGAGGACGTGCGCGTGCCCGCCGACGCGCTGCTCGGCCAGCAGGGCGACGGGTTCAAGCAGTTCCTGGCGACGCTCGACGGCGGCCGCATCTCCATCGGCGCGCTGGCCCTGGGCCTGGCCGTCGGCGCCTTCGAGACCGCGCGCGACTACGCGAAGGGGCGCATCCAGTTCGGCCAGCCGATCGCCGCGCAGCAGGCCGTCCAGTTCCGGCTCGCCGACATGAGCCTGAAGATCGACGCCGCGCGCCTGCTGATCTACGAGGCCTGCCGTCGCAAGGACGCCGGCGAGCCCTACGCCGACATGGCGGCCAAGGGCAAGCTCTACGCCAGCGAGATCGCCATGGAGGTCACGTCCTCCGCGATCCAGCTGCTCGGGGGCTACGGCTTCTGCCGCGAGTACCCCGTCGAGCGCATGTACCGCGACGCCAAACTGTGCACGATCGGCGAGGGCACCAGCGAGATCCAGCGCCTGGTGATCGCCCGTAATTTGTTGGAAGAATAG